Proteins from a genomic interval of Papaver somniferum cultivar HN1 chromosome 4, ASM357369v1, whole genome shotgun sequence:
- the LOC113273854 gene encoding nuclear transcription factor Y subunit C-1-like: MDLNQSVHHYRCSSPAPIAQVHNFMHVSSPMISLNNIHRQYSPNNEMGEENLQSRVLQLQRQNLQLFWHQQILEIDQLSDFKQHNLPLARIKRIMKSDEDVKMISADAPVLFSKACELFILELTLRSWLNTEESRRRTLQRIDIANAVNRGEVLDFLVDVVPANDSQDEECEKNCGGAELSPSSNGLMNFAVSDHQF, from the exons ATGGATCTGAACCAGTCAGTTCATCACTATCGATGTTCTTCCCCAGCTCCAATTGCGCAAGTTCATAACTTCATGCATGTATCTTCTCCCATGATTTCTCTTAATAACATTCATCGGCAGTACTCTCCAAATAATGAG ATGGGAGAAGAAAATCTGCAGTCTCGTGTGCTACAATTGCAAAGGCAAAACTTACAGTTATTCTGGCATCAACAAATACTAGAAATCGATCAACTTTCAg ACTTCaaacaacataatcttcccctTGCAAGGATCAAAAGGATAATGAAATCTGACGAAGATGTCAAG ATGATAAGTGCGGATGCACCCGTACTATTCTCCAAGGCTTGTGAACTCTTTATCTTAGAGCTCACACTCAGGTCATGGTTGAACACCGAAGAAAGTAGAAGAAGAACTCTTCAGAGGATCGACATTGCCAATGCTGTTAACCGTGGAGAAGTTCTTGACTTCCTCGTCGACGTTGTCCCAGCCAACGATTCTCAG GATGAAGAGTGCGAGAAAAACTGTGGAGGAGCTGAATTGTCTCCCTCATCAAATGGACTCATGAATTTCGCTGTTTCCGATCATCAGTTTTAG